Proteins encoded together in one Anticarsia gemmatalis isolate Benzon Research Colony breed Stoneville strain chromosome 1, ilAntGemm2 primary, whole genome shotgun sequence window:
- the LOC142975418 gene encoding methionine aminopeptidase 1D, mitochondrial isoform X2, giving the protein MESLGRFWRTNVKKFGVYEKVLPVQTTPSRKVPDHIIKPDYLTDKKIIVPSVPEIKDVNQIRGMRRSCKLAANILQQLNKFIQPGITTDEIDEFVHNLSIEAGAYPSPLNYNGFPKSVCTSVNNVVLHGIPDLRLLENGDIVNVDITVFFKGFHGDCSKTFLVGDVDDRGLELVGVTEECLNIGIKSCGPGVPFTEIGSKIYKHAKKCGLTVIPSVLGHGIGEYFHGLPEIYHTINTYPGVMKPGMTFTIEPAITHGSEDTVLLEDNWTLLTEDGSRSAQIEHTILITENGAEILTK; this is encoded by the exons ATGGAGTCTCTCGGCCGATTTTGGAGAACTAATGT AAAGAAATTTGGTGTGTATGAGAAAGTTTTACCAGTACAAACCACACCTAGTAGAAAAGTACCTGACCATATAATAAAACCTGACTACCTAACGGACAAAAAGATAATTGTACCGAGTGTACCGGAAATCAAAGATGTCAACCAGATTCGTGGTATGAGAAGAAGTTGTAAACTAGCTGCTAATATTTTACAGCAGTTAAATAAGTTCATACAG CCAGGTATAACAACAGATGAAATAGATGAATTTGTTCACAACCTATCAATAGAAGCAGGAGCTTATCCATCACCCCTAAACTACAATGGGTTCCCAAAGAGTGTGTGCACATCAGTCAACAATGTTGTTTTACATGGTATACCCGACTTGAGGCTTCTAGAAAATGGAGATATTGTTAATGTTGATATAACG GTGTTTTTCAAAGGTTTTCATGGTGACTGTTCAAAGACATTTTTAGTGGGTGATGTTGATGACAGAGGTTTAGAACTTGTTGGAGTGACAGAAgaatgtttaaatatt GGAATCAAATCCTGCGGCCCAGGAGTGCCATTTACTGAAATAGGTTCAAAAATTTACAAGCATGCCAAAAAGTGTGGCTTGACTGTGATACCGTCAGTTCTAGGCCACGGTATCGGTGAATATTTTCATGGGCTACCAGAAATTTATCATACAA TTAACACATATCCTGGAGTAATGAAACCTGGGATGACGTTCACGATAGAACCAGCTATAACCCACGGGAGCGAGGACACAGTGCTACTTGAAGATAACTGGACGTTACTTACCGAAGATGGGTCAAGATCCGCTCAGATCGAACACACCATACTTATAACAGAAAATGGCGCGGAAATCCTTACCAAATAG
- the LOC142975418 gene encoding methionine aminopeptidase 1D, mitochondrial isoform X1, whose translation MRVPRALNPRIQNQILKKFGVYEKVLPVQTTPSRKVPDHIIKPDYLTDKKIIVPSVPEIKDVNQIRGMRRSCKLAANILQQLNKFIQPGITTDEIDEFVHNLSIEAGAYPSPLNYNGFPKSVCTSVNNVVLHGIPDLRLLENGDIVNVDITVFFKGFHGDCSKTFLVGDVDDRGLELVGVTEECLNIGIKSCGPGVPFTEIGSKIYKHAKKCGLTVIPSVLGHGIGEYFHGLPEIYHTINTYPGVMKPGMTFTIEPAITHGSEDTVLLEDNWTLLTEDGSRSAQIEHTILITENGAEILTK comes from the exons atgagagtTCCTAGAGCGCTCAACCCGAGGATTCAAAACCAGATATT AAAGAAATTTGGTGTGTATGAGAAAGTTTTACCAGTACAAACCACACCTAGTAGAAAAGTACCTGACCATATAATAAAACCTGACTACCTAACGGACAAAAAGATAATTGTACCGAGTGTACCGGAAATCAAAGATGTCAACCAGATTCGTGGTATGAGAAGAAGTTGTAAACTAGCTGCTAATATTTTACAGCAGTTAAATAAGTTCATACAG CCAGGTATAACAACAGATGAAATAGATGAATTTGTTCACAACCTATCAATAGAAGCAGGAGCTTATCCATCACCCCTAAACTACAATGGGTTCCCAAAGAGTGTGTGCACATCAGTCAACAATGTTGTTTTACATGGTATACCCGACTTGAGGCTTCTAGAAAATGGAGATATTGTTAATGTTGATATAACG GTGTTTTTCAAAGGTTTTCATGGTGACTGTTCAAAGACATTTTTAGTGGGTGATGTTGATGACAGAGGTTTAGAACTTGTTGGAGTGACAGAAgaatgtttaaatatt GGAATCAAATCCTGCGGCCCAGGAGTGCCATTTACTGAAATAGGTTCAAAAATTTACAAGCATGCCAAAAAGTGTGGCTTGACTGTGATACCGTCAGTTCTAGGCCACGGTATCGGTGAATATTTTCATGGGCTACCAGAAATTTATCATACAA TTAACACATATCCTGGAGTAATGAAACCTGGGATGACGTTCACGATAGAACCAGCTATAACCCACGGGAGCGAGGACACAGTGCTACTTGAAGATAACTGGACGTTACTTACCGAAGATGGGTCAAGATCCGCTCAGATCGAACACACCATACTTATAACAGAAAATGGCGCGGAAATCCTTACCAAATAG
- the Cdc2rk gene encoding cyclin-dependent kinase 10, whose product MSQNSEKPIVNQDVPDPTGPAARKGVLISFRTGKTMEIPEKDILGRCRFVGEFEKLNRIGEGTYGIVYRAKDKLNGNIVALKKVRMDVEKDGLPLSGLREIQVLMACRHENIVQLKEVLVGRSLESIFLSMEYCEQDLASLLDNMSSPFTESQVKCLMLQVLKGLKYLHSNFIVHRDLKVSNLLLTDKGCVKIADFGLARWLGAPARSATPRVVTLWYRAPELLLQSPRQTPALDMWAAGCILGELLANKPLLPGRTEIEQLELIVDLLGTPSDAIWPEFSALPALQNFTLKQQPYNNLKQRFPWLSAAGLRLLNFLFMYDPNKRATAEECLQSSYFKEQPLPCDPKLMPSFPQHRNMKGQQKSSSNQLNIPLSNLNTGANDQTNNLPAISDLLGSLVKKRRLD is encoded by the exons atgtcacaga ACTCAGAAAAGCCGATTGTAAATCAAGATGTGCCGGATCCAACTGGTCCTGCAGCAAGAAAAGGTGTTCTTATATCGTTCCGGACCGGAAAAACGATGGAAATCCCTGAAAAAGATATT CTTGGTAGATGCAGATTTGTTGGTGAATTTGAAAAACTAAACAGAATAGGAGAGGGTACTTATGGGATTGttt ACAGAGCCAAAGATAAGTTAAATGGCAATATTGTGGCTTTGAAGAAGGTGAGGATGGATGTTGAAAAAGATGGACTACCACTCAGTGGGCTTCGTGAAATACAAGTGTTGATGGCTTGCAGAcatgaaaatattgtacaacTAAAGGAAGTATTGGTGGGACGTTCTTTGGAGAG cATCTTCCTATCTATGGAATACTGTGAGCAGGACCTAGCATCTCTCTTGGATAACATGTCATCACCATTCACTGAGTCTCAAGTCAAGTGCCTGATGCTGCAAGTGCTCAAAGGTCTTAAGTACCTACACTCCAACTTCATAGTACACAGAGATCTCAAAGTTTCTAATTTACTACTGACTGACAAAGGATGTGTCAAAATTG ctgACTTCGGTCTCGCTCGCTGGTTGGGCGCGCCAGCTCGTAGTGCAACCCCTCGCGTGGTTACTCTCTGGTACAGAGCTCCTGAACTACTCCTGCAATCCCCTCGTCAGACCCCTGCCTTAGACATGTGGGCAGCTGGCTGTATACTAGGCGAGCTGCTGGCTAACAAACCTTTACTCCCAGGAAGAACTGAGATAGAACAGCTTGAACTCATTGTTGACTTACTTG GTACGCCATCAGATGCTATCTGGCCAGAGTTTAGTGCGCTGCCAGCTCTACAGAACTTTACATTGAAGCAACAGCCGTATAACAACTTGAAGCAACGTTTCCCTTGGCTGTCGGCGGCCGGGTTACGTCTGCTTAACTTCCTCTTCATGTACGATCCTAACAAGCGCGCTACAGCTGAAGAGTGTCTACAGAGCTCTTACTTTAAGGAACAACCGCTGC CATGCGACCCCAAGTTGATGCCGAGCTTCCCTCAACACAGAAACATGAAGGGTCAGCAAAAGAGTTCATCAAACCAACTGAACATACCTTTGTCAAACTTGAACACCGGCGCCAATGACCAAACCAATAATCTGCCGGCCATCTCTGACCTCCTCGGATCACTAGTCAAGAAGCGAAGGCTGGactaa